A genomic segment from Rickettsiella endosymbiont of Miltochrista miniata encodes:
- the ssb gene encoding single-stranded DNA-binding protein, producing the protein MAKGINKVILIGNLGADPEMRHMPNGTAVANVNLATSESWKDKNTGELQERTEWHRVVFYQRLAEIVAEYLKKGSKVYVEGRLQTRKWQDKTSGQDRYTTEIIANEMQMLDSRGGGANSDVSSSFTTTAQNTSATRSKRETNPLPEMASEAFEDDDIPF; encoded by the coding sequence ATGGCCAAAGGCATTAATAAAGTTATTTTAATCGGCAACTTAGGTGCCGATCCGGAAATGCGTCATATGCCTAATGGCACCGCTGTTGCTAATGTTAACCTTGCCACCAGCGAAAGCTGGAAAGATAAAAATACCGGGGAGCTACAAGAGCGCACCGAATGGCACCGCGTGGTTTTTTATCAACGCCTAGCTGAGATTGTTGCTGAATATTTAAAAAAAGGTTCTAAAGTGTACGTTGAAGGCCGTTTACAAACACGCAAATGGCAAGATAAAACCTCTGGTCAAGATCGCTACACCACCGAAATTATTGCCAATGAAATGCAAATGTTAGATAGCCGTGGTGGCGGTGCAAACAGTGATGTATCATCTTCTTTTACCACTACCGCACAGAATACTTCTGCTACGCGATCCAAACGTGAAACCAACCCATTACCCGAAATGGCCAGCGAAGCATTTGAAGACGATGATATTCCTTTTTAA
- a CDS encoding reprolysin-like metallopeptidase, giving the protein MSYRMLSPSILKKCSVGLLAMLLTATSHASVQNFWQDMNSEIPLNLTTEKPQPDYYRIISLNDASLNTLRHDLSRKNTAEILLPLPEGDFSLFTVSDAHTMPPELAKRYPSILSLKGLDKEGRRLRLDISQQGLQAMVFDTSGNWLIRSVGNKFNNNQAYQSFRLEALRTGNARLREKLIANPNATQLATKPRQINDTIHREYRIAIAMSSDYAQKYGGTIAGGLANAVRTLNRINEIYETDFGIHLILVKDNDKIIFANPATDPYLHLDQDQQRVKNIAVLNSVIGTKNFDLGHLFSRATGGGTANGTVCLAANKADGSSGSATVAPDGTANPPDKDVNELTFDLLAAHEIGHQFNADHTFNGCNPDPGTEHTAYEPGSGSTIMSYAGECFDEYTVPFHQDSLENLQDHKDPYFHAATIDQIKAFISGPASVCGKKLPNPNRPPVIDPRSTAPFGKRVLTIPANTPFVLHAYARSYYHRNAKLTYIWEQMDLGPAQPIKTPLRDDGLGPIFRSYLPNSSGERIFPRLEAVLGKQALGLGEVYPTTTRKLHFRLTVRDNLQEQATTASADMVINVLNTGLNFAIAPIEAPWKRHEPKWVNWNVAGTNHEPIACQTVRIDLSVDGGYTYLPQALATKAPNHGSFAIVVPSLDKDTSSARLRISCNENLFFAVSPHNFSIIK; this is encoded by the coding sequence ATGTCTTACCGAATGCTTTCCCCGTCTATTCTAAAAAAATGCTCCGTCGGCTTATTGGCTATGCTGCTAACCGCTACGAGTCATGCCTCGGTGCAAAATTTTTGGCAGGACATGAATAGCGAAATCCCATTAAACTTAACAACAGAAAAACCGCAACCGGATTATTATCGCATTATTAGTTTAAATGATGCGTCTTTAAACACGCTGCGCCACGATCTGAGTAGAAAAAATACAGCAGAGATATTACTACCTTTACCCGAAGGTGATTTCTCATTATTTACTGTCTCTGATGCGCATACGATGCCGCCGGAACTCGCCAAACGTTATCCTAGCATTCTCAGCTTAAAAGGATTGGACAAAGAAGGACGACGTTTACGCTTAGATATTTCTCAACAAGGCTTACAGGCGATGGTGTTTGATACGTCTGGTAATTGGCTGATACGGTCGGTTGGAAATAAGTTTAACAACAATCAAGCTTATCAAAGCTTCCGACTCGAAGCGCTCCGTACCGGCAATGCACGCCTGCGCGAAAAATTAATAGCTAATCCCAACGCCACGCAACTCGCGACTAAACCACGCCAGATTAATGACACTATCCATCGCGAATATCGCATTGCGATTGCCATGAGCAGTGACTACGCTCAAAAATATGGTGGCACCATTGCAGGAGGGCTGGCCAATGCGGTACGCACGCTTAATCGTATTAACGAAATCTATGAAACTGATTTTGGCATCCATTTAATCCTCGTCAAAGATAACGATAAAATTATTTTTGCCAATCCCGCCACCGATCCTTATCTGCATTTGGATCAGGATCAACAACGCGTAAAAAATATCGCAGTCCTAAACTCCGTTATCGGCACTAAAAATTTTGATCTCGGTCATCTATTTTCCAGAGCTACCGGCGGAGGAACAGCCAACGGAACGGTCTGCCTAGCCGCTAACAAAGCCGACGGATCAAGCGGCTCAGCCACTGTCGCTCCTGATGGTACAGCCAATCCACCCGACAAGGATGTGAACGAACTTACCTTCGATTTGCTTGCGGCGCATGAGATAGGTCACCAATTCAACGCCGACCACACGTTTAATGGCTGTAACCCCGATCCCGGTACAGAGCACACGGCATACGAACCCGGTAGTGGATCTACCATTATGAGCTATGCCGGTGAATGTTTTGATGAGTATACAGTGCCCTTTCATCAAGACAGTTTGGAAAATCTTCAGGATCATAAAGATCCTTATTTTCACGCAGCCACGATTGATCAAATCAAGGCTTTTATCTCAGGTCCTGCCAGTGTCTGCGGCAAAAAACTACCAAATCCTAATCGGCCACCGGTAATCGATCCTCGCTCGACTGCGCCATTCGGGAAGCGAGTATTAACCATTCCTGCCAATACACCCTTCGTATTGCATGCCTATGCTCGATCCTACTACCATCGAAACGCCAAACTTACCTATATTTGGGAGCAAATGGATCTCGGTCCAGCACAACCGATAAAAACACCATTACGAGATGATGGACTCGGCCCGATCTTCCGTTCGTATCTACCCAATAGCAGTGGCGAACGCATCTTTCCGCGTTTAGAGGCTGTGCTCGGCAAACAAGCGTTAGGTTTAGGCGAAGTCTATCCAACTACGACGCGAAAACTACATTTTCGATTGACGGTACGCGATAATCTCCAAGAGCAAGCCACCACTGCCAGTGCCGATATGGTGATCAATGTATTAAATACCGGACTAAACTTCGCGATTGCTCCTATTGAGGCACCCTGGAAAAGACATGAACCGAAATGGGTCAATTGGAATGTAGCAGGAACCAATCATGAGCCTATCGCCTGTCAAACGGTGCGCATAGATTTATCAGTAGATGGTGGATATACCTATCTTCCCCAAGCGCTGGCAACGAAAGCACCTAATCATGGAAGTTTTGCCATAGTCGTGCCTAGCCTTGATAAAGACACCTCCAGCGCACGTCTGCGAATAAGCTGTAATGAAAATCTATTTTTTGCCGTCTCACCGCATAACTTTAGCATCATAAAATAA
- a CDS encoding outer membrane beta-barrel protein, with amino-acid sequence MFKQIMTATVLGVSALGMMAANATANGVYVTGQLGYAKNKTALSPINTSDGKALFNVNDKLSASGRNLAGRLGIGYQFSPNWAVEMGYLQLGKKKFDGLLYTPTKGPTGGTAINGSSSISQSAIDLVGKGIYPINDKFNVYGKLGVAYVTTSIDNKCDTGPHTTLLNKNAIAKHKWAPEAAVGVSYDITPNMFVDTSWTHIQPLGRNKPGNIDFVAVGLGYSFG; translated from the coding sequence ATGTTTAAACAAATCATGACGGCTACCGTATTAGGCGTTTCGGCGCTCGGTATGATGGCTGCTAACGCAACCGCTAATGGCGTTTATGTCACCGGCCAATTAGGTTACGCTAAAAATAAAACCGCTCTTAGCCCTATTAACACGTCAGACGGAAAAGCACTCTTTAATGTGAACGACAAGCTTTCTGCATCTGGCAGAAATTTAGCCGGTCGTTTGGGGATAGGTTACCAATTTAGCCCAAACTGGGCCGTGGAAATGGGTTACCTACAACTCGGCAAAAAGAAGTTTGATGGTTTACTATATACGCCCACCAAAGGACCCACCGGTGGCACAGCAATTAATGGTTCATCTAGCATTTCACAAAGTGCTATTGACTTAGTTGGTAAAGGTATTTACCCCATTAATGACAAGTTCAATGTATACGGAAAATTAGGTGTGGCTTATGTCACCACCAGCATCGATAATAAATGTGATACTGGCCCTCATACTACACTGCTCAACAAAAACGCTATTGCTAAGCATAAATGGGCTCCTGAAGCGGCAGTTGGTGTTAGTTACGACATCACACCGAACATGTTTGTTGACACTTCTTGGACACACATCCAACCTTTAGGAAGAAACAAGCCAGGCAATATTGATTTTGTTGCTGTCGGTCTTGGTTACAGCTTTGGTTAA
- a CDS encoding BON domain-containing protein: MKAKLFVILGLIALPMVATIAMSSHRAMQQETTGQYVDSSVITLKVKSKLLADPDVKGLAISVMSYKGQVKLGGFANSWAQKQKAGMLARQVEGVTGVTNNIVVKKIVRSNTYPAK; the protein is encoded by the coding sequence ATGAAAGCAAAGTTATTTGTTATCTTAGGCTTAATCGCATTACCTATGGTAGCCACCATAGCCATGAGCAGTCATCGCGCTATGCAACAAGAAACCACTGGTCAATATGTTGATAGCAGCGTCATAACCTTAAAAGTAAAATCTAAATTATTGGCCGACCCCGATGTAAAAGGTCTCGCCATTTCCGTCATGAGCTATAAAGGTCAAGTCAAACTCGGCGGTTTTGCAAATAGTTGGGCACAAAAGCAAAAAGCCGGCATGCTCGCTAGACAAGTTGAAGGCGTCACCGGCGTAACCAACAATATCGTCGTTAAAAAAATAGTACGTTCTAATACTTATCCTGCTAAATAA
- a CDS encoding transglycosylase SLT domain-containing protein — translation MGIIKSTVLIISLVLTWPCLAHAEDRDQQRKLFWQARQLLMTKHYPQFSALKAKLKDYPLYPYLIFIQLKQQWTYANSGEIDEFLQTYNDTPLAVKLRADWLAYLAKKQDWQHFIHYYQPIYATPLQCYYLQSLLATQQKSLAFKKIATLWLEVNVPTSGCRKVFARWEQSGGLTSDLIWKKLDQAMTKNNVTVIQHVAQFLPPAQRRQVKHWYQVQRHPLLIEHTNQFDPGNLVDRKILLFGMKRLANKDPIALAEDWSQLSRAYALNEAERQPILADLAVSLARRGHSAAGNWLNKIKPAYADATLREWRVRNSLLNGQWDKVLFWLDHLSHKEQQSACWRYWRARALAETQQTAAANSIYASLAKEVDYYGVLASQRLKLHYHPTTRRMLGDREALGNNLAIQRAKELMALGFIGEARQEWLWALDSLSVPQRQAAAQLAKQWGWYDLAIVGASKANIHNDVQLRFPFAYRRSVLAAARKTHLNSAWVWAIMRQESAFMWNAKSSAGALGLMQIMPNTGRQLARGLALRRLDLLDPEQNIRLGSTYLRQLLKLFDGNATLATASYNVGPNRIKHFQGLYQRLPKDVWVEILPWKETRDYVKSVGLARNIYSQI, via the coding sequence ATGGGGATTATAAAAAGTACCGTATTGATCATCAGTTTAGTATTAACATGGCCATGTTTAGCCCACGCTGAGGATAGAGATCAACAACGAAAACTATTTTGGCAGGCTAGACAATTGTTAATGACTAAACATTATCCACAGTTTTCTGCTTTAAAAGCTAAACTAAAAGATTATCCTTTATATCCTTATTTAATTTTTATCCAATTAAAACAACAATGGACTTATGCCAATAGTGGCGAAATCGACGAGTTTTTGCAAACCTATAATGATACACCGTTAGCCGTTAAATTACGTGCTGATTGGTTAGCTTATTTGGCTAAAAAACAAGATTGGCAGCATTTCATCCATTATTATCAACCTATTTATGCTACACCATTACAATGTTATTACCTGCAATCTTTATTGGCGACACAACAAAAATCGTTAGCGTTTAAAAAAATAGCGACACTTTGGTTAGAAGTTAATGTACCGACGAGTGGTTGTCGCAAAGTTTTTGCTCGTTGGGAGCAATCTGGAGGATTAACTTCAGATTTAATTTGGAAAAAGTTAGATCAGGCGATGACAAAAAATAATGTCACGGTGATCCAACATGTCGCACAATTTTTACCGCCAGCACAACGTCGACAAGTTAAACATTGGTATCAAGTGCAACGGCATCCATTATTAATTGAGCATACGAATCAATTTGATCCGGGTAACCTTGTCGATAGAAAAATTTTATTGTTCGGCATGAAGCGCTTGGCGAATAAAGATCCAATAGCATTGGCAGAAGATTGGTCGCAATTAAGTAGAGCGTATGCTTTAAATGAAGCTGAAAGACAACCCATTTTGGCTGATTTAGCGGTCAGTTTAGCCAGACGTGGCCATAGTGCTGCGGGAAATTGGTTAAACAAAATTAAACCCGCTTATGCTGATGCAACCTTACGTGAATGGCGCGTACGCAATAGTTTACTCAATGGTCAATGGGATAAGGTGCTTTTTTGGTTGGATCATTTGTCACATAAAGAACAACAATCCGCTTGTTGGCGATATTGGCGGGCGAGGGCACTCGCTGAGACCCAGCAAACCGCGGCAGCGAATAGCATTTACGCAAGTCTAGCGAAAGAGGTTGATTATTACGGTGTGTTAGCGAGCCAACGTTTGAAGCTCCACTATCATCCTACTACCCGCCGCATGTTGGGTGATCGCGAGGCACTGGGAAATAATCTTGCCATACAACGTGCTAAAGAATTGATGGCTTTAGGTTTTATTGGTGAAGCGCGTCAGGAATGGTTATGGGCATTGGATAGTTTGAGTGTGCCACAACGCCAAGCGGCGGCTCAACTGGCTAAACAATGGGGTTGGTATGATTTAGCTATCGTTGGAGCCAGCAAAGCGAATATTCACAATGATGTTCAATTACGTTTCCCATTCGCTTATCGTCGTTCAGTGCTGGCAGCAGCGCGTAAAACACATTTAAATTCGGCATGGGTCTGGGCCATCATGCGTCAAGAAAGCGCTTTTATGTGGAATGCTAAATCCAGTGCGGGGGCTTTAGGCTTAATGCAAATTATGCCGAATACGGGTAGACAGTTGGCGCGTGGATTGGCTTTACGTCGATTAGATTTGCTCGATCCAGAACAGAATATACGCTTAGGTAGTACTTATTTAAGACAATTATTAAAATTATTTGATGGTAATGCAACCTTAGCCACAGCTTCTTATAATGTGGGTCCGAATCGGATTAAACATTTTCAAGGATTGTATCAGCGTCTACCGAAAGATGTTTGGGTAGAAATTTTACCTTGGAAGGAAACCCGCGATTATGTTAAGAGTGTGGGTCTAGCGCGCAACATTTACAGTCAAATATAG
- the uvrA gene encoding excinuclease ABC subunit UvrA produces the protein MDTIRIRGARTHNLQNIDLDIPRDQLIVVTGLSGSGKSSLAFDTLYAEGQRRYVESLSSYARQFLSMMEKPDVDHIEGLSPAIAIDQKSTSHNPRSTVGTVTEIYDYLRVLFARIGEPRCPVHNISLAAQSVSQMVDTLMALPHETRLLILAPKVQGRKGEFKPLFDELRSQGYLRARIDGELLELDQVPALKPKQKHNIDVVVDRLKIKPDHRLRLSESLATAAALSEGLVTVIVQDEAGKTKQELIFSERFACPECGYSIGELEPRLFSFNNPAGACPQCDGLGHEMIFDADKVIPQPELSIARGAIRGWDAQNPYYSLLLSTLAKHYHFSLESPFNTLPDTIQKIILYGSGKEEIKFHYESEKGYVYNKKKPFEGVIPVMQRRYQETESDSVREDLARYLASKPCTSCHGTRLNIAARHVFIADKAITDWVALPLDKLKELFEKLNLSGQRAKIALRLQKEIIDRLNFLIDVGLNYLSLDRSADTLSGGESQRIRLASQIGSGLVGVMYILDEPSIGLHQRDNGRLLSTLLRLRDLGNTVIVVEHDEEAIRHADYVVDMGPGAGVHGGRVIAQGSPAAIMRNPNSLTGQYLSGQRRIECPKKRLKFDKNHIIKLLGASGNNLKDLDVEIPLGLMTCITGVSGSGKSTLINDTLYPLAAKKLNAAILPQAAPYQSITGLEQLDKVIDIDQSPIGRTPRSNPATYIGLFTPIRELFAATPEARSRGYSAGRFSFNVKGGRCEACEGDGVLKVEMHFLADVYVQCDVCKGQRYNRETLEIRYKGKNIYQILEMTVEEAHEFFNPVPVLARKLHTLIEVGLGYLHLGQSAPTLSGGEAQRVKLAKELSKRDTGHTLYILDEPTTGLHFYDIEQLLKVLYRLRERGNTVVVIEHNLDVIKTADWIIDLGPEGGSKGGEIVCVGTPEQVAKQPTSYTGQYLKPLLGKRSLSSEDGSRHG, from the coding sequence ATGGATACAATTCGCATTCGTGGTGCTCGCACCCATAATCTACAGAATATCGATCTGGATATTCCACGTGATCAATTAATTGTGGTGACGGGATTATCCGGTTCGGGTAAATCTTCGTTAGCCTTCGATACTTTATATGCCGAAGGTCAGCGTCGTTATGTGGAATCTTTGTCGTCTTATGCACGGCAATTTCTTTCCATGATGGAGAAACCCGATGTCGATCATATTGAAGGACTTTCTCCGGCGATTGCTATTGATCAAAAATCAACCTCACATAATCCACGTTCGACGGTGGGTACGGTGACTGAAATATATGATTATTTGCGCGTGTTGTTTGCCCGAATAGGTGAGCCGCGTTGTCCTGTGCATAACATCAGTTTAGCTGCGCAAAGTGTTAGTCAGATGGTTGATACATTGATGGCCTTACCGCATGAGACACGCTTACTTATTTTGGCGCCGAAGGTACAAGGACGCAAAGGTGAATTTAAACCTTTATTTGATGAATTACGCAGTCAAGGTTATTTACGCGCGCGTATTGATGGCGAATTGCTCGAATTGGATCAAGTGCCAGCTTTAAAACCTAAACAAAAGCATAACATCGATGTGGTCGTGGATAGACTGAAAATAAAACCCGATCATCGTTTACGCTTGAGTGAATCTTTAGCTACCGCGGCGGCCTTGAGCGAAGGTTTAGTGACAGTGATCGTCCAAGATGAGGCAGGAAAAACTAAGCAAGAATTGATTTTTTCTGAACGTTTTGCTTGTCCGGAGTGTGGTTATAGTATTGGTGAGTTAGAACCACGCTTATTTTCTTTTAATAATCCTGCCGGCGCTTGCCCACAATGCGATGGTTTAGGCCATGAAATGATTTTTGATGCGGATAAGGTGATACCGCAACCGGAGTTAAGTATCGCGCGCGGGGCTATCCGCGGTTGGGATGCGCAAAATCCTTATTATTCTTTGTTGTTATCGACGTTAGCTAAGCATTATCATTTTTCTTTAGAGTCACCTTTTAATACATTGCCAGACACGATTCAGAAAATTATTTTATATGGCAGTGGTAAAGAAGAAATAAAGTTTCACTACGAGAGTGAAAAAGGCTATGTCTATAATAAGAAAAAACCTTTTGAAGGTGTGATACCGGTCATGCAGCGCCGTTATCAAGAGACCGAATCGGATTCGGTACGTGAAGATTTAGCGCGTTATTTAGCATCCAAACCGTGTACTAGTTGCCATGGTACGCGGCTCAATATCGCTGCTCGGCATGTTTTTATTGCGGATAAAGCGATTACCGATTGGGTGGCTTTACCACTGGATAAATTAAAAGAATTATTTGAAAAATTAAATTTGTCTGGTCAACGTGCCAAGATTGCTTTGCGTTTACAAAAAGAAATTATTGATCGTTTAAATTTTTTAATTGATGTCGGTTTAAATTATCTATCATTGGACAGGAGTGCCGATACCTTATCCGGCGGCGAGTCGCAGCGGATACGTTTAGCCAGCCAAATTGGTTCAGGTTTAGTGGGTGTGATGTATATCCTTGATGAGCCATCGATAGGATTACATCAGCGCGATAATGGCCGTTTGTTAAGTACGTTGCTGAGGTTGCGTGATTTAGGTAATACCGTGATCGTCGTCGAACACGATGAAGAAGCGATCCGCCATGCGGATTATGTGGTGGATATGGGACCGGGTGCGGGTGTGCATGGCGGTCGTGTAATTGCCCAAGGCTCACCGGCGGCGATTATGCGCAATCCAAATTCGTTAACGGGTCAGTATTTATCCGGCCAGCGACGTATCGAATGTCCTAAAAAAAGACTTAAATTTGATAAAAATCACATCATCAAACTATTAGGTGCGAGCGGTAATAACTTAAAAGATCTCGATGTTGAAATTCCGCTGGGTTTAATGACCTGCATTACCGGCGTATCCGGTTCTGGAAAGTCAACGCTGATTAATGACACCTTGTATCCACTCGCGGCTAAAAAATTAAATGCAGCTATTTTGCCACAAGCGGCGCCGTATCAATCGATTACCGGTTTAGAGCAATTGGATAAAGTGATCGATATTGATCAAAGTCCTATCGGCCGTACGCCGCGATCCAATCCTGCTACCTATATTGGTTTGTTTACACCGATACGCGAATTATTTGCCGCCACGCCGGAAGCCCGTTCACGCGGTTACAGTGCCGGACGCTTTAGCTTTAATGTGAAGGGAGGGCGTTGTGAAGCCTGTGAAGGTGATGGTGTACTTAAAGTAGAAATGCATTTCCTAGCCGATGTGTATGTACAATGCGATGTATGTAAAGGCCAGCGTTATAATCGTGAAACCTTGGAGATACGTTATAAAGGAAAAAATATCTATCAAATTTTAGAAATGACGGTAGAAGAAGCGCATGAGTTTTTTAATCCGGTGCCGGTGCTGGCCCGAAAATTACATACCTTGATCGAAGTAGGCCTCGGTTATTTACACCTGGGTCAAAGTGCGCCCACTTTATCTGGAGGCGAAGCACAACGCGTCAAGCTGGCTAAAGAGTTAAGTAAACGCGACACCGGTCATACCTTGTATATTCTGGATGAACCCACCACCGGTTTACACTTTTATGATATTGAGCAGCTATTGAAGGTGTTATATCGGTTGCGTGAGCGAGGTAATACGGTGGTGGTGATCGAACATAATCTGGATGTGATTAAAACCGCGGATTGGATTATTGATCTTGGTCCAGAGGGAGGCAGCAAGGGTGGCGAGATCGTGTGTGTCGGTACACCGGAACAAGTCGCAAAGCAACCCACTTCTTATACCGGCCAATATTTAAAACCCTTATTAGGTAAACGCAGTTTATCGAGTGAAGATGGCAGTCGCCATGGTTAA